The Bdellovibrio sp. NC01 genome includes the window GGCCGTTCTTCAGCAAATTGATTGGAAAGAAAAGAAGGTCGAGTTGCGCTCGGTCCTACAAAGTACCGAAATGATGGACATCGATTTTGGGGATGGAGCCGGGGACGAGGACTAAGCCGCTGCCGGCTTAAACTTCTTAGAAAGCTTCGTCGTCATTAAAAGATCAACTTCGCCATTGCCGACAAGGGCATTGTCTTTCATCTTTTCAAGAGCTGCGGCTGGAGACATCGCGGCAATACCTTCGCGCAACGCCGTCAATTCATGAAAGTTAAAAGCGACCTGCATCAGTTTGCCAAAATCAGAAATATCATCAGCAGGCAGGGCTTTCGGAAAGCCTGTGCCTTTTAAGTTTTCACGATGTTGAAGGATGCCGTCAGAGACTTCTTGGCTGATAGGCACTTTCTTGCCTTTCACCATATTCACTGAACGCTCTGGATAGCGTTGGAATTCTTTTTTCTCGTCAGGTGACATGTCCTTCATTTCTTTAACCGCAATCTTAGCAGATACTTGCGCTAAGCCGATATTGTGCAAAAGACCAGCGATACCCGCTGCTTCACGTTTTTCAGCAGGCCATTCTAAAAGCTGTGCAAAGTAAGCGGCGTAAGCAGCCACACAGATACAGTCGTGATAGTACGAACGTGTATTGCCGGCGTAGCGATAAATTTCGTCATAGATCTCGGGTGCGCTTAAGTCTTTGTTCAACTCAAGATCGACAAGGATCGACTTACATTTATCAAGGATCAGTTTTCCTTCAGAATAATCCGTCGTTGCGCCATTTAAAAACTGACCCATGAAATCATAGATCGTTTTCATCGAACGATGGAATTTTTCTGTCATGGAAATCGGGAAGGGAATATTGCGTAAGCTCATCACCGTGCGCGCGTACTCAAAAAACTCTTTGGTTTGAGTCTTTTTAACGTACATTTGCTGGCGAAGATTTTTAAACTTTTCCACCTGGCGTTGGTCAATCACGTCACCCGCACGGCGAAGTACGATGGATTTGTGATTGGCAGGAAGATGTACGAACACATCAAAATTGATGTTAATGCCAGCTTCAATGTCGCGCAAATCAACAGGCATCAAGGCCGTGATAGGGATCGCATCGCCTTCCATATCAATCGGTGCCAGTTGTAAAACCATGTCAGAGATAAATTCGCGGTCGAAGTTGATATGCATCACTTCATTGGCGCCATTTTTCTTTACGATATTAAAATCCAAAGCCGCTTCAGCTGACGAATGTAAAACGATCAGCGGGCAGTCTGGATAATTCATCTTGGTGCTTTGCACCCATTCGTTGGTTTTTTGCGTGCCGTCTTGTCCATCAATTAAGGCGAGGATGGGATTGAAACCTTCAATAGAGTTATCAAGAATTTCGTCGACGGAAGAGAAGAACTGAAGTTTGTACGGATAAAACCCACTTAGGATAGACTGGATTGTTTCAAGGAAGTCCTTGCGAGGACTTCCAATGATGACATCAACAGTCTTACCTGAAGTGGATGACATTATTGCACCGTGATCTCCACGTAGAAAGTGGAGTTGTTGGGCAAATTGAAAGGAATTACGAGTGTGGCCCCTTTGTCAGCGTGTGAGATTTTGAACTCACCAGCGATGACCGTTGGGATTGCCATTTCAAAGTTGTAGCCTAGTTGATTTAACGTTGTCTTTGCAGAGCCGTAAATCATGTTAGTCATTTCGCCGACAGCGTCAGATACTTCGCCGTTAAGCTCTGTATACTTTTCGCCAAGCATGTTTTCCAAGATGTGGAAGATGCTATCTTTGCCGTAAGAAATTAGCAGTGTGCCTTTTAACGGTGGTGCAACCATACCGACCATACCAGCAATTTCGCCTTTAAGAACGAATTGTGGTTCGATGAATGGTTTACCTGGAGTCGCATCCGTTTGCGCGATCGTTTTCAAAGTTTTAAGTACTCCGTCTACAAACGCATTGATCAGGCGTTTATCAAACAGAGGATTGAGTGCTTCCACTTTAGGTGCAGCAGACATTTGTTTCTCCTAAGCGCCTGATTAAGAAGCTTTTGGTTGAGCAGTTGGGTGGTGTTTTGCGTAAACTCTTTCCATCTTTTGTTTCAAAGTAGCAGAGTTAAATGGCTTAACGACATAGTCAGAAACGCCAGCTTTTGCCGCTTCCAAGATATGTTTTTGCTCAGATTCAGCAGTTACAAGCATGAAAGGCGTTGCTTTAAAACGTGGGTCCGCTTTGCAGGCCTTTAGAAGGTCGATACCTTGCATACCTGGCATATTCCAGTCAGAGATGATGAATTCGTAAGGCTTACCTGCGTCATGAGCTTGCTGAATCATCGGGAGAGCGGTTTTACCGTCATCTGCCTCTTCGACGTTCGTATAGCCTAGCTCGTTTAGGACTTTTTTGATGATTTTTCGCATAGTTGCGAAGTCATCGACCACTAAAAACTTCGTTGTATTGGGAAACATAATATCTCCTGAAATATATGTATCGTGTAAAATCCTCATGCTTATCGGTCTAGTTTTTTAAAACTAGAGTCCAAAGCTATTGCGAAATACGGATTTTATGTCAGACTTTATTACAGGTGGTCGTGCTTCTTTTTGGACATGAGTCCTGAGGAAGCATCAGAGTGTAGGTTTAGGATTTAAAAAACTAAAACAATTTAGCGGGAGGGAGCAAGGATGCTCAGAGATGTCCTGATTCAAAAAGGTCTTTCAAATAGAGAGGCAGAAGTTGCTGAACTTGTGTCTAAAGGCTTGTCCAACAAGGAAGTTGCGAACCAGCTTTTTGTAACTGAAAAAACAGTAAAATTTCACCTCACAAATATTTATAAAAAAATGAATGTGAAGTCGCGTGCACAATTGATCGTATGGTGCTTGCCTCACCTTGGTTTCGTTGAAAGCGAAATTCGCGCTGAAAACAACAACCAAAGTGCAGCTGCTACGACTGCATTCAATAACAATGCAACTCAAACAATCCCAGCGGGTTCTGCGACAGTTGCAGGTCAAACGACTCTTCCAGGTGGCGGAATGAACCGTAATGGTAATTCAGACATCGGTATGGGTGGCATCTAAGTCTTTGCTCATTGCATTGACTAGATACTCCAACGAGGAGTTTAATAAAGGCACAGTTGAATAAACTGTGCCTTTTGTTTTTTCAGCACTCCGAAAGTGAGTATCTCGTGGCTAAGACTTCGAAACCCGTTTCCTCTTCCCAAGTAACAATGACTGAACTAGTTCTTCCTTCTCATACCAATGCTTTGGGCACGGTGTTTGGTGGAACGATCATGTCATGGATTGATATCGCAGCTGCCATCGCAGCACAAAGACACTCGAACAAAGAAGTCGTTACTGCAAGTATCGATCGTTTGGATTTCGTCGCTCCGGTTTATAAAGGCTGGGTTGTGAATCTTCATGCCAGCGTGAATTACACTTCAAGAACTTCCATGGAAGTGGGTGTACGCGTTGAAGCAGAAAATCCAAAAACAGGGGAGATGTTCCATACAGCCTCTGCCTATACGACATTCGTTGCTTTAGGTTCTAATGGTAAGCCTGTAGAAATTCCTGAGTTAATTCTAGAAACCGACGATCAAAAACGTAGATTCGCAGATGCGAAAAAACGCCGTGAAGATCGTTTGGCGCAAAGACATAAAACTTAGTTAGAATGTCTACTCCGGCGAAGTCGGAGTGTAGGACAAGTTATTCTTCGTCGATCACTTCAGGACAAATAAGATTCAGCCATTTATAGGCTTCTAATGCAGGCGTGCCAGTAGGGGCACCTTCGCTTTTTCCCATGCTATCAGATGTTTTGATTTCCTGACGAGTGCGCGAGCACTTGTCTGGTTCTATCTTTTTATCTTTCGCTAACTTAAAAACCGGCTCCAAAGTGTAGAATAAGAGCGAAACTTCTTCTTCAGCTTTGTTGCCTTCCTTTGGCAGAGCTTTTTCATACTCATCCAAAGTTTTCTTAAAGGATTTCTCGAGGGCAAGAAGCTTTTCGGTTTTATCTTTATCGCTCTGTGCTTTTTTAAAAAGGTCCGACGATTCCGCATAGAAATCAGAGACGGTTTTTAGCTTAGATTCTACTTTAGGTTTTTCCGACTCGGGTTTGTTGGCAGCGGGAGTTGTTCCGGCTTGCGCGGCTGCCGTCATAGACACAATAAGCATCAATGCTATTTGGAGACGCATGAATCACCTCGCAACTCTTCAGGTGTCGGATTTGGCTTCTTTAAGTTTGCAAGAAGCTCCTTCATCTTATCATTTGTTTGCGAAACGTAAGCACTGTCATTTGTAACTTTCTTCAATGCTTCCGCTGCGTTCGAGCGATCATTTAAACGAAGTTTGCGAATTAAAGCTTTCGCTTGAGCCGGACCACCAGGGCCGTAAGCGACAAGGGTTAGGGCATTCACAAGTTCTTTGCTTTTAGCAAGTTCAGGCGCGCGCTCTTTCAAGGTGTCTTTGATGAAGTGATCGCGAGCATAAACGAAATAACCCAAACCATAAACTAAACTACGAGCGACACCGTCGCCGACACTGACCCATGAACAATAGTTCTTTTTAGAGCCTGGAGTTGGTGGTGGATCATTCAGTTCTTTTTCCACGATTTTTTTGAAAGGCGCACAGGCCGGATTATTAGAAGCTGCAAGAGTTTCTAAAATAGAGTGCGCGTTACCAGGGTTGTATTTGGATTTTGTTTTTACGATCTTCTTGGTTCTTTTATCGCGAACTTGAGTGTAATCCCACCAGCCAGCGATTTCATTCACAGGATCTGAAGTCAGTTGTCCAATGCCGACACCGCCAACGTAGCCTAAATAAAAGTTAAAACCCGTCTCGTTGTTGATCTTTTTTAAGATCACACGCGGGTCGATGGGATCTTCAGGCGGGGACATGCAGTTGATCGCTTGATTGACAGAATACTGAATGAAATCCGCAGTCTTTTTGTTCAGACATTGTGCTGATGATTTGGCGTTATCAAACGCAGTCGGGACGCCCTTCGCGCACGTGTATCCGGTATTGCCAACTTCACGTTGTAGTGAGGCTTGAATGCATTCCGCTTTGATTTTGCCGATGTTTAAAGTGGCACCGGTTACGGCACTCATGTCTTTGGCAGTTTTTGTTGGTGTGCTTGCCGGTGGACAAGCCGTTTTGCTTTGGGAAGCTGTAAACGCTTTTGTCAGGGGATCTGTGGCGTTGTGAAAAGCCGTATTGATCTGTTGGCCTTTGACTCCGCGAGTGCCGTCGGGGTCATTTACGCACACGTCAGCCGCGAATGATTTCGCAGTCATAACGAGCATAATAATAAGGATGAAGAAACCCGACCTAAGCATAAAGGGTCTATCGGGATTTGTTTTGAATGGCTTAAATAAATACGAGGGGAAAATGGATGAAAGTCCAGGTGGTTTTTGCAACCACCTGTTCCATCTGTTTCAAATGAAAACTATTTTACGAGGTATTCTTTCCAACGGTTCAGCAAAGATGGTGTCATTTGCGTATAGCAGACAGTTCCTTCTGTCGCAGTTTCTTTGCGAAGAATTTGTGCTTCACGGCCCAAATCAAAGATTTTGTATTCTTCAGAGCGCGGGAAGTACAACTGCACGTCGGTTTGCATCTCGCTCATAATTTGCGCCATGAGTTTTTTAAGCTGTTCAATTCCTTGACCAGTTAATGCACTTACAAACACGCGAGGATATTGTTTTACTCTAAATTGGCGTTCTAAAGGTGCGACATCGCTTTTGTTAAAGACGTGGATAATCTTCTTATCCTGCCAGTTGAATTCGCGAATCAACTCCTCAACGACTTCAACTTGTCTTTCCATATTCGGTGAAGATAAATCGACAACGTGTAGTAACACATCGGCTTCCGCAGATTCTTCAAGTGTTGCTTTAAAGGCTTCAATCAATTGTGTCGGCAATTTTCTGATAAATCCAACGGTGTCAGTGACAACCGCAGGTGGTCCATCAGGCAAAAAGATCTTACGAGTTGTTGGATCCAAGGTTGCGAACACTTGGTTCTTCGCCATCACTTGCGCGCCCGTGAGTTTATTTAAAAGCGAGCTTTTTCCAGAGTTGGTATAACCAATCAATGCAAATGACGGGATCTCGTGACGACGACGAGATTGTCTGTGTTGCGCGCGATTTTTGCGCACACCTTCAAGTTTTTCTTTAATTAAAGCGACTCTTTCGCGAATGCGACGACGGTCATTTTCAAGGGCCGTTTCACCGGGACCTCGAGTACCGATACCACCACCTTGACGAGAAAGAGATTCCAACCACGCACCAACCATGCGAGGCATTTGATCCAACAACTGTGCAAGTTCCACTTGAAGTTTACCTTCAAATGTTTGAGCTCTTTGCGCGAAGATATCCAAGATCAACTGATTGCGATCAATCACGCGAGCTTTCACGGTTTGTTGTAAGTTTCTTTGTTGGACGCCGGAGAGCTGGTGGTCCATCACCACAAGACTTGCTTTGCTGTCGCGAACCATCTCGGCCACTTCATCAACTTTACCAGTTCCGATCAAAGTCGCCGGATTCCATGTCGGCAAAACCTGAATAATAGAACCAACAACTTCTCCGCCAGCGGCGACGACAAGTTCTTCTAGTTCCAATAGATTTTCTTTGATTTCAGTTAGGGGCTCGGTCTTGAGACCAACACCGATGACGATGACTCTATCGTGGGCTTTAACTTGGGCTTGATTAGTCAAATCTAGCAACCCTCCATTACCTATAATGGTAGCACCAACTAGACTAAATCCCAAAGTTAAAAAATCGTTCAGATTGCGATATTGCGCATAAAAAAAAGGCCACCCCTAAGGGCAGCCTTTAGAAACGAATAGACTTACGAATCAGCTATTTTTTAGCAGCTCTAGTCTTAAGCACGTCCTTAATGAACTGCGCTTCAAGAGCCGTAAAGACAACCGAGTTCACGATACCATCCACAGTCGTTGTTCTTTGCAAAACATTGCAAGATCTACGTACGCCTGTCAGGAATGGTCCGATCACTTCCACTTTGCCAACTTGTTGGATCAATTTGTAAGTGATGTTTGCAGACTCAAGGTTAGGGAAGACCAAGACATTAGCACCACCTTTTAGGTCAGAGAATGGGAAAAGTCTTTCCATGATTTCAGGATTCACAGCCGTGTCAGCTTGCATGTCACCGTCAACCATCAAATTTGGACGAAGTTTGCGAACGATCTGAGCTGCCTCTTGCATTTTGCATGGAGTGCCCGAAGCGCCACTGAAGTTTGAATAACTCAACATCGCAACTTTCGGTTCAACACCGAAGTATTCAACGATTTTTGCAGCTTGCAAGGCGATTTGCGCACATTGCTCTGCCGTTGGATTCAAATTCACAGTTGTATCGGCAAGCACCAAGAATTTGTCTTCAAGAAGAATGAAGTTCAAACCTGCTGGCACGCCACCTTGATAAACTCCGACAGTTTGCAAGATCGGACGAACGGCATCGGCGTAATTAATGGAAGCGCCATTCACAACGCCATCCGCATCACCCATAGTGACCATCATCGCAGCAAAGTAATTTGGATCCGCCATCAAGCGTTCCGCTTCGCGCATGTTGATGCCTTTACGTTGACGAAGATTATAAAGCTTTTCAACGTAGCTGAAATATTTTGGATATTGCGCAGGGTGGATGATTGGCACGTTGTTCAACGTTGGAATATCAAGCGCTGCGATTTTTTCTTTCACGCGATCTGGGTAGCCCAATAAAATTGGCTGACAGATTTTTTCTTCAACCAAAGTCGCCAAAGCTTTCAAAACCTTTGTGCTAGTGCCTTCTGGGAAGACGATGCGTGGAAGCTCGCCACCTGCTGCGGTTGCATTTTGGTGAACGCGATTAATGGCCGTACGGATGAAAACTTTAGAAGGACCTTGTTGGGCTTCCAAAGATTCACGATACAAATCCCAATCTTCAATTGGACGAGTCGCCACACCAGTTTTGATCGCTGCTTTCGCAACTTCAGGTGCAACCCACAACAACACGCGAGTGTCGAATGGCTTTGGAATCAAATATTCGCGACCGAATTTAAAGCTCTTACCACCGTAAGTCGCAGAAACTTTATCAGGAACGTCTTCGCGCGCGAGTTTTGCTAATGCATGAACCGCTGCCAATTTCATTTCTTCATTGATTTGTGTTGAACGCGTGTCCAAAGCACCACGGAAGATAGAAGGGAAGCCCAAAACGTTATTCACCTGATTCGGATAATCAGAGCGGCCTGTTGCGATGATCGCGTCCGGACGAGCGGCACGCGCTTTATCTGGAGTGATTTCTGGCTCTGGATTTGCCATGGCAAAAATGATTGGA containing:
- a CDS encoding chemotaxis protein CheX, encoding MSAAPKVEALNPLFDKRLINAFVDGVLKTLKTIAQTDATPGKPFIEPQFVLKGEIAGMVGMVAPPLKGTLLISYGKDSIFHILENMLGEKYTELNGEVSDAVGEMTNMIYGSAKTTLNQLGYNFEMAIPTVIAGEFKISHADKGATLVIPFNLPNNSTFYVEITVQ
- a CDS encoding response regulator transcription factor, translating into MLRDVLIQKGLSNREAEVAELVSKGLSNKEVANQLFVTEKTVKFHLTNIYKKMNVKSRAQLIVWCLPHLGFVESEIRAENNNQSAAATTAFNNNATQTIPAGSATVAGQTTLPGGGMNRNGNSDIGMGGI
- a CDS encoding HD-GYP domain-containing protein, which translates into the protein MSSTSGKTVDVIIGSPRKDFLETIQSILSGFYPYKLQFFSSVDEILDNSIEGFNPILALIDGQDGTQKTNEWVQSTKMNYPDCPLIVLHSSAEAALDFNIVKKNGANEVMHINFDREFISDMVLQLAPIDMEGDAIPITALMPVDLRDIEAGININFDVFVHLPANHKSIVLRRAGDVIDQRQVEKFKNLRQQMYVKKTQTKEFFEYARTVMSLRNIPFPISMTEKFHRSMKTIYDFMGQFLNGATTDYSEGKLILDKCKSILVDLELNKDLSAPEIYDEIYRYAGNTRSYYHDCICVAAYAAYFAQLLEWPAEKREAAGIAGLLHNIGLAQVSAKIAVKEMKDMSPDEKKEFQRYPERSVNMVKGKKVPISQEVSDGILQHRENLKGTGFPKALPADDISDFGKLMQVAFNFHELTALREGIAAMSPAAALEKMKDNALVGNGEVDLLMTTKLSKKFKPAAA
- the hflX gene encoding GTPase HflX, whose translation is MTNQAQVKAHDRVIVIGVGLKTEPLTEIKENLLELEELVVAAGGEVVGSIIQVLPTWNPATLIGTGKVDEVAEMVRDSKASLVVMDHQLSGVQQRNLQQTVKARVIDRNQLILDIFAQRAQTFEGKLQVELAQLLDQMPRMVGAWLESLSRQGGGIGTRGPGETALENDRRRIRERVALIKEKLEGVRKNRAQHRQSRRRHEIPSFALIGYTNSGKSSLLNKLTGAQVMAKNQVFATLDPTTRKIFLPDGPPAVVTDTVGFIRKLPTQLIEAFKATLEESAEADVLLHVVDLSSPNMERQVEVVEELIREFNWQDKKIIHVFNKSDVAPLERQFRVKQYPRVFVSALTGQGIEQLKKLMAQIMSEMQTDVQLYFPRSEEYKIFDLGREAQILRKETATEGTVCYTQMTPSLLNRWKEYLVK
- a CDS encoding NADP-dependent malic enzyme, whose amino-acid sequence is METKSEQKPGTNNFDQEALEYHRRGKPGKIEVNSSKPCASEKDLSLAYSPGVAAPCKEIAKDQAKVYDYTAKGNLVAVISNGTAVLGLGNIGPHASKPVMEGKGILFKQFAGIDVFDIEVAANDVDTFCNAVRTLEPTFGGINLEDIKAPECFEIEERLKKEMKIPVFHDDQHGTAIVSGAALLNAASITNRKMEDIRIVVNGAGASANSCAKIFISLGARRENIIMCDSQGVIYKGRTAGMNKYKEYFASETEARTLSEALRGADVFVGLSVAGALTPEMLKDMAKDPIIFAMANPEPEITPDKARAARPDAIIATGRSDYPNQVNNVLGFPSIFRGALDTRSTQINEEMKLAAVHALAKLAREDVPDKVSATYGGKSFKFGREYLIPKPFDTRVLLWVAPEVAKAAIKTGVATRPIEDWDLYRESLEAQQGPSKVFIRTAINRVHQNATAAGGELPRIVFPEGTSTKVLKALATLVEEKICQPILLGYPDRVKEKIAALDIPTLNNVPIIHPAQYPKYFSYVEKLYNLRQRKGINMREAERLMADPNYFAAMMVTMGDADGVVNGASINYADAVRPILQTVGVYQGGVPAGLNFILLEDKFLVLADTTVNLNPTAEQCAQIALQAAKIVEYFGVEPKVAMLSYSNFSGASGTPCKMQEAAQIVRKLRPNLMVDGDMQADTAVNPEIMERLFPFSDLKGGANVLVFPNLESANITYKLIQQVGKVEVIGPFLTGVRRSCNVLQRTTTVDGIVNSVVFTALEAQFIKDVLKTRAAKK
- a CDS encoding acyl-CoA thioesterase — protein: MTELVLPSHTNALGTVFGGTIMSWIDIAAAIAAQRHSNKEVVTASIDRLDFVAPVYKGWVVNLHASVNYTSRTSMEVGVRVEAENPKTGEMFHTASAYTTFVALGSNGKPVEIPELILETDDQKRRFADAKKRREDRLAQRHKT
- a CDS encoding response regulator codes for the protein MFPNTTKFLVVDDFATMRKIIKKVLNELGYTNVEEADDGKTALPMIQQAHDAGKPYEFIISDWNMPGMQGIDLLKACKADPRFKATPFMLVTAESEQKHILEAAKAGVSDYVVKPFNSATLKQKMERVYAKHHPTAQPKAS